The sequence below is a genomic window from Candidatus Thiodiazotropha endoloripes.
GACGACGGTGTCGATGGTCAAAACGGTGTTGACGGTACCAACGGTACCGATGGCGCTGACGGTATTACCAACTATGTTCCCCTGGGTCTGAAGCGCCTGGCGACCGCTCCACTGGATGCGGAGTTCACCGGCCTCTACCTGAACAGTGACAACACCCTGTTCCTGAACGTTCAGCATCCCAGCAGCAGCAACACCACCACCGACGCGGCTGGTAAAGTCTTCGACAAAGGCACCGTGGGTGTCATCGTCGGCCAGGATTTCTCTGCTCTGCCTGAGAACTTCGGCGCACTCGACCTGCCGGTCACCACTGCCCAGAAAGAGGTGGTCATGACCGCTGTCGGCTCTTACCAGGTACTCGCACAACAGGGCGACAGTCTGGATGATGGCCTGGCAATGGGCGACATCATGACCGCTGATGGCGCCACCCAGATCAAGAGTTCCAACGACCCTGACTTCAACGGCGTTGTCTCCGACGGTAATGGCGGCTTCTACGTCTACACCAACTGGGAAGATCGTCCCGGCAGCATGAGCCGCATTCAGGTGAGCGGCCTGACCGATAGCGGTTACGGCAGCATCACCCAGGAAGGCATGATCGATTTCTCCGGCGTCGGCGGTACCTGGGTCAACTGTTTCGGTACTGTGAGCCCCTGGAATACCCCAATGTCTGCCGAAGAGCTCTACTTCGATGACACCTCAGACTGGTTCAATCCTGATTACGAGTACTTCAGCAATCCACAATCTCTGGCCACCTATCTGGGATATCCCACAGATGGCAGCGGTGACTGGCCGAACCCATACCGCTACGGCTACATCGTCGAGATCGGTAATGCTGCCGATGCAGCGGTTGCCAACGTCACCGTCAACAAACTGGAGACCATGGGTCGTTTCTCACATGAGAACTCGGTTGTCATGCCTGACGACAAAACTGTCTTCCTCAGCGACGACGGTACCGGCGTTGTATTCTTCAAGTTTGTCGCCGATGTGGCGGGTGACATGAGCGCAGGCACCCTGTATGCCGCACAGATCACTCAGGCTGCCGGCGTGGACGATCCTGCCGAAGCAGCACTCGGCATCGAGTGGATCGAGCTGGCCAGCATGGGCGAAGCGGAGATCGAAGCGGCTATCGCCTCCTTCGACGGCACTTTCGCTGATGGCAACTACATCACCGATGAGCAGGTCTGTGACTGGGCCGAGTCCAAATCGGGTGCCGACCTGAGCTGTGATGAGGACGTCACTGTCGACGCCAACCCCTTCAGCGATGACCGTGTCGCCTACCTGGAGAGCCGTAAAGCGGCAGTTGCCCTGGGTGCTACCGGTGAGTTCCGCAAGATGGAAGGTGTCAACATCAACTACAACCTGGCCTCAACCTGGTGGAACGGCGGCGCAGCTGACGGCGACCAGGCCTACATGTATATGGCCATGTCCAGCTTTGACGCGACCATGAGCGATGACGAAGGCGCCATTCAGCTGAACGGCGACAACGGCAAGTGTGGTGTCGTCTACCGTATGAAGCTGATGCGCAACGCAGCTGGTGAGGTTGACGTGATGACCATGGTACCGGCGATTGTTGG
It includes:
- a CDS encoding alkaline phosphatase PhoX; this encodes MLQKKSFRLLALPASITAAILCSSLLLTGCDGDDGDDGVDGQNGVDGTNGTDGADGITNYVPLGLKRLATAPLDAEFTGLYLNSDNTLFLNVQHPSSSNTTTDAAGKVFDKGTVGVIVGQDFSALPENFGALDLPVTTAQKEVVMTAVGSYQVLAQQGDSLDDGLAMGDIMTADGATQIKSSNDPDFNGVVSDGNGGFYVYTNWEDRPGSMSRIQVSGLTDSGYGSITQEGMIDFSGVGGTWVNCFGTVSPWNTPMSAEELYFDDTSDWFNPDYEYFSNPQSLATYLGYPTDGSGDWPNPYRYGYIVEIGNAADAAVANVTVNKLETMGRFSHENSVVMPDDKTVFLSDDGTGVVFFKFVADVAGDMSAGTLYAAQITQAAGVDDPAEAALGIEWIELASMGEAEIEAAIASFDGTFADGNYITDEQVCDWAESKSGADLSCDEDVTVDANPFSDDRVAYLESRKAAVALGATGEFRKMEGVNINYNLASTWWNGGAADGDQAYMYMAMSSFDATMSDDEGAIQLNGDNGKCGVVYRMKLMRNAAGEVDVMTMVPAIVGGPYYADRSVNECNVNNISNPDNLLIMDDGRVLIGEDTGNHENNVVWVFDDPAI